Proteins found in one Vicia villosa cultivar HV-30 ecotype Madison, WI unplaced genomic scaffold, Vvil1.0 ctg.000182F_1_1, whole genome shotgun sequence genomic segment:
- the LOC131625073 gene encoding uncharacterized protein LOC131625073 yields the protein MEREFSVASCYDLYENYNTPYGPPINHLEAFGFLWKTEVPFKIKAFGWRLLHNRLPLKDLLVFRGMSFPLEELKCIFCGHDEESRDHSFFGCLVVGNIWREIAFWVGKGDFLDEGCLSNFLDWHHFFDSQKVSDRKLDLVWLASTWCLWLVRNGVCFRKEAWSVNNTIWNIKTLVWRWSFCGKITHPNYSFYEFCKDPVYFLS from the coding sequence ATGGAGAGGGAGTTTTCGGTAGCTTCTTGTTACGACTTGTACGAGAACTACAATACGCCTTATGGTCCTCCAATTAATCATTTGGAAGCATTTGGTTTTTTGTGGAAGACGGAGGTTCCGTTCAAAATaaaggcttttggttggagactttTGCACAATAGGCTTCCTTTGAAGGATCTCTTGGTTTTTCGAGGAATGTCTTTTCCTTTGGAAGAGTTAAAGTGTATATTTTGTGGTCATGATGAGGAATCAAGGGATCACTCcttttttggttgtttggtggttggaaatatttggagagaAATTGCTTTTTGGGTGGGTAAAGGGGATTTTTTAGATGAAGGATGTTTATCAAATTTTTTGGATTGGCATCATTTCTTTGATAGTCAAAAGGTTTCGGATAGGAAATTGGATTTAGTTTGGCTAGCTTCAACTTGGTGTCTTTGGTTGGTTAGAAACGGTGTGTGTTTTCGTAAGGAGGCGTGGAGTGTGAACAACACCATTTGGAATATCAAGACTTTAGTTTGGAGATGGTCGTTTTGCGGAAAAATTACCCATCCCAATTACTCCTTTTACGAGTTTTGTAAGGATCCGGTTTATTTTCTCTCGTAA